GGCGTGGAGCTGCGGGTCGTCGGCGACGAACCCGGCGAGATCGAGGTGCGCGGCCCGAACCTGTTCCTGGAGTACCTGAACCGGCCCGACGCGACCGCCGAGGCGTTCCGCGACGGCTGGTTCCGCACCGGGGACCTCGCCGTGGTCGACCCCGACGGGTACGTCCGGATCGTCGGCCGCCGGGCCACCGACCTGATCAAGAGCGGCGGCTACAAGATCGGCGCGGGCGAGATCGAGAACGCGCTGCTGGAGCACCCCACCGTGGCCGAGGTCGCGGTGACCGGCGAACCGGACGAGGACCTGGGCGAACGGGTCGTGGCCTGGGTGGTGGCGCGCGGGGAGGCGCCCGCCCCGGAGGAGCTGGGCGACCACGTGGCGCGACTGCTGTCGCCGCACAAGCGCCCGCGCGTCGTGCGGTACGTGGACGCGCTGCCGCGCAACGACCTGGGCAAGGTGCTGAAGCGGGAGCTGCGGTGAACGCGCCCGACCCCCTGGGCTGGCCGGGGTACCGGGACCAGGTGGCGCGGGCCCGGGAGCGGACGGGCGGCGTCGAGTCGGTGTCGTGGCGGCGGACCCGGCGCGCGGTGGAGGTCGTGTTCGACTTCCGGTTCCTCGGCGGGTCGGTCGGCACGGCCACCGGCGACGTGGTCGAGGAGGCGTTCGGGCAGGCGCGGGCCGCGCGCCTGCCGGTCGTGTCGCGGATCGCCACCGGCGGCAGCCGGATGCAGGAGGGGATGCTGTCGCTGCGGCAGCTCCAGCGGGTGGCGGCGCTGTGCGCGCGGCACCGCGCGGCCGGCCTGCCGCACGTGTCGGTGCTGGGCGACCCGACGACCGGCGGCCTGTGGGCGTCGCTCGGCGCGGGCGCGGACTACGTGATCGCGGTGGCCGGGGCGCAGGTCGGGTTCGCGGGCAGCAGGGTGCGCCCGGCCGACGATCCCGCCTACACCGCCGAGGGCCAGTTCGCGGCGGGCGCGGTCGACGTCGTGGCGGAGCCGGGCGACGTGGACGCGCTGGTCACCGCGGTCCTCGAACTGCTGACCCGGGGCGACGCGGTCCCCGCCGAGGTGCCCCGCGCCCTGGGCGCCGAGGACCTGCCCGCGGACGGGTGGGGCGCGGTGCTGCGGGCGCGCGCCCCGGAACGCCCCCGCGCGGCCCGGTACCTCGACGACTACTTCGACCTGCGGGTGCCGGTCAACGGCGACCGGGCCGGGGGCGTGGACCCGGGGGTGCTGTGCGGCATCGGCCTGCGGGGCGAGCGGCCCGTCGCGTTCGCCGCGCAGACCGGCACGGCCACCACGCCGGCCGGGTTCCGCACCGCGTCCCGGCTGATCCGGCTGGCCGAGCGGTTCGCGCTGCCCGTGCTCACGCTGGTCGACACGCCGGGCGCGGCCAACGACCCGGCCGCCGAGCGCGCGGGCGTCGGCCCGGCCATCGCCGAGCTGTTCACCGCCGTCGCCGAGAGCCGCGTGCCCGTCACGACCCTGGTGATCGGCGAGGGCGGCTCCGGCGGCGCGCTCGCGCTGGCCTCACCCGAGCACACGTGGATCACGCCCGACGCCTACTTCTCGGTGATCGCGCCGGAACTGGCGGCGAACATCCTCAAGCGCGACGACGTGCCCGCGCTCGCCGACGACCTGCGGCTGCGACCGCAGGACCTGGTCGAGCTGGGCGTGGTGCGCGGGATCGCGTCACACGGGTAGCCCGCGGGTCACACCGGCAGTTCCCGCTCGGCCCACGCGCCGTGCGGGCTCAGGTGCGCGACCCGCACGTCGTCGTCGCGCCGCTCCAGCGTGATGAGCAGGTGGTCCTCGTTGAGGCGCTCGGCCACGCCCTCGCCCCACTCGACGGCGACCACCGCGTCCACCAGGTCGGTGTCCAGGTCGAGGTCGTCCAGCTCGTCGAGGTGCCCGCCGAGCCGGTAGGCGTCCACGTGCACCAGGGCCACGCCCCGGCCGCCCGGCGCGGGGTCGTGCACCCGGGCGATGACGAACGTCGGCGAGCTGACCCGCCCCGTCACGCCCAGGCCCGCGGCGAGGCCGCGCACCAGCGCCGTCTTGCCCGCGCCCAGCGGACCGGACAGCAGCACGAGGTCGCCACCCCGCACCAGCCCGCCCAGCCTGCGCCCGAAGTCCTCGGTGTCCGCCACCTCGGGAAGCATCACGCTCACGCCCGTCGCCACCACTGCCGACCGCCCTCCGACCGTTCGGCGGCACTGCGCCGAACCAGACCGACCAGGTGCCCGGTGACCAGGTCTGCCTGCTCCAACATGAGCATGTGGCCCGCGCCGGGCACGCGGACCAGTTCGCCGTGCGGCATCTCCTCGGCCATCCGCTCGGCGTGCGAGAACGGCGTCAGCTTG
This region of Saccharothrix longispora genomic DNA includes:
- a CDS encoding carboxyl transferase domain-containing protein, whose protein sequence is MNAPDPLGWPGYRDQVARARERTGGVESVSWRRTRRAVEVVFDFRFLGGSVGTATGDVVEEAFGQARAARLPVVSRIATGGSRMQEGMLSLRQLQRVAALCARHRAAGLPHVSVLGDPTTGGLWASLGAGADYVIAVAGAQVGFAGSRVRPADDPAYTAEGQFAAGAVDVVAEPGDVDALVTAVLELLTRGDAVPAEVPRALGAEDLPADGWGAVLRARAPERPRAARYLDDYFDLRVPVNGDRAGGVDPGVLCGIGLRGERPVAFAAQTGTATTPAGFRTASRLIRLAERFALPVLTLVDTPGAANDPAAERAGVGPAIAELFTAVAESRVPVTTLVIGEGGSGGALALASPEHTWITPDAYFSVIAPELAANILKRDDVPALADDLRLRPQDLVELGVVRGIASHG
- the tsaE gene encoding tRNA (adenosine(37)-N6)-threonylcarbamoyltransferase complex ATPase subunit type 1 TsaE: MLPEVADTEDFGRRLGGLVRGGDLVLLSGPLGAGKTALVRGLAAGLGVTGRVSSPTFVIARVHDPAPGGRGVALVHVDAYRLGGHLDELDDLDLDTDLVDAVVAVEWGEGVAERLNEDHLLITLERRDDDVRVAHLSPHGAWAERELPV